A region from the Vicia villosa cultivar HV-30 ecotype Madison, WI linkage group LG3, Vvil1.0, whole genome shotgun sequence genome encodes:
- the LOC131656808 gene encoding uncharacterized protein LOC131656808 → MEIVEQEPAIQPSAPIQQSRHSNGWILATSSVILCFLLIIFPDLKKLSHGLNKKHVLEMIIPLVVPFQLALPIMMSLLSSYKSMSFGIWIAVVLTSVITSIEMSLVSSDPAIFISIGWKLFAFFPLLLYMPLISCEDAVFSKLIQGMVLIYWILFLVCLLMA, encoded by the exons ATGGAGATTGTGGAACAAGAACCAGCAATTCAACCATCTGCTCCAATTCAACAGTCAAG GCACTCCAACGGATGGATATTGGCGACCTCATCAGTGATATTATGCTTTCTATTGATCATCTTCCCTGATTTAAAGAAATTATCACATGGCCTCAACAAGAAACATGTGTTAGAAATGATCATCCCTCTTGTTGTACCTTTTCAGTTGGCATTACCTATCATGATGTCCCTACTCTCCTCTTACAAGAGTATGTCCTTCGGCATATGGATTGCAGTGGTACTAACAAGTGTAATAACATCTATAGAAATGAGTCTTGTTTCGTCAGACCCTGCTATCTTTATTTCAATCGGTTGGAAGTTATTTGCTTTCTTCCCTCTACTACTTTACATGCCACTGATCAGTTGTGAAGATGCAGTATTTTCAAAACTAATCCAGGGAATGGTATTAATTTATTGGATCTTATTCTTAGTTTGTTTGTTAATG